One genomic window of Streptomyces sp. NBC_01276 includes the following:
- a CDS encoding spermidine synthase — protein sequence MAGKSKGGRSGGGAPRGGTPRGGGGAVAGPVAGQVAGGLAELTPDRERSRAWTLLIDGAPQSHVDLDDPGHLDFSYQRRIGHLIDLIAPARQPLNVVHLGGGAFTLARYTAAARPRSTQQVVEIDGALVAFVREHLPLDPQARIRVRAVDARAGLAKVPDGWADLVIADVFGGARTPAHLTSAEFLDDVRRALKPTGWYVANLADGPPLAHLRGQIATAASRFSELALAADPVVWRGKRFGNAVLVAADRELPVAEFTRRVASDPHPGRVEHGRALADFTGGAAPVADASAVASPEPPPSVFR from the coding sequence GTGGCAGGCAAGAGCAAGGGTGGCAGGAGCGGTGGCGGCGCTCCCCGGGGCGGTACTCCCCGGGGCGGCGGCGGGGCGGTCGCCGGGCCGGTGGCGGGGCAGGTGGCCGGCGGGCTGGCGGAGCTGACCCCCGACCGCGAGCGCTCCCGTGCCTGGACCCTGCTGATCGACGGGGCCCCGCAGTCCCACGTCGACCTCGACGACCCCGGTCACCTGGACTTCTCCTACCAGCGCCGGATCGGCCACCTCATCGACCTGATCGCCCCCGCCCGGCAGCCCCTGAACGTGGTGCACCTGGGCGGCGGCGCCTTCACCCTGGCCCGCTACACCGCGGCCGCCCGCCCCCGCTCCACGCAGCAGGTGGTGGAGATCGACGGGGCCCTGGTGGCCTTCGTACGGGAACACCTGCCGCTGGACCCGCAGGCACGGATCCGCGTACGGGCCGTGGACGCGCGGGCGGGACTGGCGAAGGTGCCGGACGGCTGGGCGGACCTGGTCATCGCGGACGTGTTCGGCGGGGCCCGCACCCCGGCGCACCTGACCAGCGCCGAGTTCCTCGACGACGTACGACGGGCACTGAAGCCCACCGGCTGGTACGTGGCCAACCTCGCGGACGGCCCGCCGCTGGCCCACCTGCGGGGCCAGATCGCCACCGCCGCCTCCCGGTTCAGTGAGCTGGCGCTCGCGGCGGACCCGGTGGTGTGGCGGGGGAAACGTTTCGGCAACGCGGTGCTCGTCGCCGCCGACCGGGAGCTGCCCGTGGCGGAGTTCACCCGGCGGGTGGCGAGCGACCCGCACCCCGGCCGGGTCGAGCACGGCCGGGCCCTGGCCGACTTCACCGGCGGGGCGGCCCCGGTGGCGGACGCCTCGGCGGTGGCCTCGCCGGAGCCCCCGCCGTCGGTGTTCCGCTAG